In the Pelorhabdus rhamnosifermentans genome, CAGGTTTGCGATCGTTCTGTTTTGCGTGGCTGCGTGAGTTATTTGCCGCAAAACTTTGGTCTCTATCCGCAATTTACTGCGCAAGAACACTTATATTATGTCGCATTGTTGAAAGGAATTACTGATCGACGGCGACGCGAGGAAGCTGTGGCAGTTGTTTTGCAACAAACGGGATTGGTGGCGATGGCGCAGCAGCGCGTAGGAACTTATTCACGGGGGATGCGTCAAAAGGTCGGTATTGCGCAAGCCTTACTAGGGGATGCTGCCGTATTACTGCTAGATGAACCTACAGCGGGACTTGATCCTGAAGAACGAAATAAATTGCATGCTTTGATGGTTCAGATTGGGCAGCAGCGTAGTGTGATTTTGGCATCATCCTTGTTAGCTGATGTTCATTGTGCGGATATTGTTTTGGTGTTGACGCAAGGGCAAAGGTGTTTTATGGGAACGCCTGCCGAACTGGCAGCTTGTGCTAACGAAGAAAGGGATGTGCTTGTGTGTGACGAGCTCATAGTGGGAAAATCGCGAAATGCCCTTGAGCGAGGCTATCGGGCTGTTTTACGGAAGCGGGTGAAGAAATGAGCGTTTTTTTAGGACTTGTTGTTTGCGAGCTCAAACTTTATCTTCGTAGTAAAAGTTTTTGGCTTATGGGGCTTTTGATTATTTTTTCCGCGGGACTATCTACTCTCAATGTTCTCTTGCTGCAATTTTTGGTTGCTAAAGGGTTAGTCAGGGATCGTTGGACTGGTTTTGGTCGTATTCTATCGGCTTTGCCTCATTCGACACCGATAGTATATTTGGCGCGTGCAGTGGCGAATTTTTTTCTCCTGCTCAGTTTATGGCCGTTTATGTTGATTGTAGTGGGGTTATTGCCTGATTTTGTGCCGGCAGATTGGCTGTTTAGCTGTTCTTCCGTGGTCTTTGTTACGCTTAAATATGTGATTACTTGCGCTACGAGTATTGGATTTGTATTTTTGTTAGGAGCAATTACACAACGTTCTTTTTGGCTTTATATTTTCATCGGAATTTGTTGGATTCTGGAGCTTGAATTCGCTAGTAATTTAAATTATTTTCCAGCTTGGAGTAAATTAGTTTTGTTTGGTCATGGTGTGATGTTGCCAGCAGCGCCATCGGCTGCGGTAGGATATTTTCCGCAACAAGAGTTACTGGGGAACTTTGCGACTACCCAATTGGCAATGGCGGCTTTATTTTTCGTGATTTCCGTTATGATGCAAATGATTCGGCGCGGGGAATCTATTCGGCGCTCAAAGTTCGTTATTGCTATTTTATTGGTTGCAGTGGCATGCGGACTCGGAGCGGGCTGTGTTGTTTGGCAAGAACTTGATGGACGGGAACGGGATTTTCGCTTGGCCTTACAAGAATCGTTGGATTCAGCGACAGTGATTAGTACTCAGGGGGCTATTGCGCCTAATCTGGAAGCCTATCATTTGGAGGTGCAGCTTCAGACGAAGGATCATCAGTTGGCGGGTACGGCCCATTTAAAGCTTAATGTAACGGATACTTCA is a window encoding:
- a CDS encoding ATP-binding cassette domain-containing protein, whose amino-acid sequence is MMIAGEQITVRHSVLGWRRYWPKYRHGVYALENLNCQFNRGVNVILGPNGSGKTTLLQVLAGLVIPQDGTVMTNGQVCDRSVLRGCVSYLPQNFGLYPQFTAQEHLYYVALLKGITDRRRREEAVAVVLQQTGLVAMAQQRVGTYSRGMRQKVGIAQALLGDAAVLLLDEPTAGLDPEERNKLHALMVQIGQQRSVILASSLLADVHCADIVLVLTQGQRCFMGTPAELAACANEERDVLVCDELIVGKSRNALERGYRAVLRKRVKK